The Lathyrus oleraceus cultivar Zhongwan6 chromosome 5, CAAS_Psat_ZW6_1.0, whole genome shotgun sequence genome includes the window GAAAACCAGCGTCAAATTGTCGTTTGACTTCTTCACGAATCTTCAGAGCCATATCCGGGCTTGTTCTTCGGAGTTTCTGTTTTACTGGCGGGCAATCTGGCTGAAGTGGCAGCTTGTGCTCAACGATGTCGATATCTAGACCTGGCATATCCTAgtatgaccatgcaaatacatccacatattcttgtagcagctTAACCAATCTCTCTTTGATGCTTGCTTCAAGCGTGGTACcgattttgacttctttcttctcttcctctgtgccaaggttgattgtttccaccggttcttcatgtggctgaagggctttggactcgtgctcgagcagccttgccaattcgtcggggatgtaacaatcttcttcaccctcttcttccgcttggtagataggggagtcaaagttatgagaggtagtaaagtcattggattcaacggggttatcatttattctgcatgtttgaatgattgatttattttagaaaaagtaaaaataaaagatgcataaatgaaaagttttttttttgtttttgaaaagattgccaTTTTTTTAAGAGAAAGCAAAATAAATGAATAAGAAGAATTTAACAAAATGCCTTTCATTCATTgataatgattatttgaaaatgaaaaggggccctacaacatgatccattagccttgggcagagctaaggatttgaaaggaaaaaaaacaacaattattactttgacaaaggaaaaTTTTTGGGGATCTCAACCGCCTTCCAGTTATTCAAAGCTGTCTCACaccggtaaaccaaacatggctcaTCTTCATTTTCGGTGCTATCTTCAATTGCATTGACTTGATCTCCATGGATGAATCTTGTGCTGAGGAATATTTCCTGGATGCTTCGGGTGTTGTCCTTTGTAGGGACTCAGGCTCCTTTTGCAGCGGAAGGCACATATCCCAGACCAAAGCGATCATGCTTCTCACGAATATCAATAAGTTGACCCCAaccttcagggtttcctccttCAATACCAGACTTTGCGCTTTTCAGAGAAGCGAAAGATGAACAAACTTTCCCAACAGGGTCCTTCATTTCCACAAAAGTGGCAttggctatttcaagagcttggaaagaagtttccaaagagtcctcatcagcctcaatataTCTGAAGGATGAAAGGTGACTGACCACAAAGTCTTCTTCTCCAGAAATGATGATTAGTTGATTGTCCActacaaacttcattttctgatgTAAGGTGGAGGTAACTGCccctgcagcatgaatccagggacgccccaataagcagctatatgctggattaatatccatgacttggaaattaatcgggaatacatgagggccaatcaatatgggcagttcaacctctccaatcacggttctcctggaaccatcgaaagctttcactaccaAGGCACTGGGCTTCATAGCtggtccttgataagataacttggCGAGTGTTCTCTTTGACATAACATTCAGAGAAGACCCGATATCAACCAACACTCTTGCTAAAGCATCATCTTTGCACTTTACCGAGATATGGAGGGCACGATTATGATTTTGTCCATCCTCGGGTAATTCCTCTCCACTGAAGCTCAAAGTATTGCAGGCTGTGATATTTGCAACAACTCCATCAAATTGGTCTACTGTTATGCTTTGTGTTACATGAGCTTGAGCAAGCACCTTCAACAAAGCATCCCTATGGGCTTGGGAGTTCAATAACAGAGATAGAATAGAGATTTTAGATGGTGTCTGATGCAACTGGTCCACAACCTTATAGTCACTTCTTTTGATTAACTTCAAGAATTCAACAACATCTTCGGATTGGACCACTTCGGGTTCTTTAGCAGGAGTTACAACTGTTGATTCCTTAGCCGGCCCTTAAGGAGTCACATTGAATTCAGGCGTATAGAttcgaccactgcgggtcattCTGCTCATTCCTGCAATATTGGTGACGTCTTCACTCACAGTTTCTATCACCTTAGCGTCTGAACTTCCTTCAACTACCTTATCCACAGCAGTAATCTCATATTTCCAAGGCACAACCTTGGTGCTCTCGTAGGGAAAAGGCGTGGTCATACATATTTCCCCAGGCGACGGATGACTATTCTCAGGAGCCATCTTTCTGCTATAGTAAGGAATTTCCACTGGTTCAGGTAAATTGAAACAAGGTTCAATTACCAACACATCTTCATTCTTCACAGCACTGGATATTTGAAGCACTCCCTTATCCATTAAATTTTGAATGTTGTCTCGTACCACCTGACATCCCTTTGGGTGTGTGACACACTCTTCACAGTTGTCGTGATCAACATTAACCAGGCCAGCTTCCACCAATCGGGCATGGAATGCTGCCAAAGGAGTCTTAACATCCTCCACCTTCTCAACCATAACAACAGTAGATGCATCTTCAATGGCGTTCACCGTAGGATCTCCATGGGGaggaagaggattgttcttcacaTTCGGTCCCATATCCTTAAAAGACAAGATCTTGCTTTCAATTAGCTCACGAACCCTATGCTTCAGAGCGTAACAACCCTCTAAGTCATGCCCGGGGGAACCTTCATGAAAAGGACAGTGTGCATTAGGGTTGTACCATGGGGGAAGACGATCAGGTGGAGGTCCCATAGGCCTATGAACCACCAAACCCTTTTGtaacaaggagggataaagctcagTGTACGACATTGGGATTGGATTGAAGGTCGCCTTCTCCCCTTGCCTCCTATTCTGGTTTTGAGCATTTTGCCTCGGCGCTTGAGCTCTTGGTTGTTGATAAACAGCAGCTGCTGGTGCTTGTCGATAAGCTGGAGGAGCCGCAGCACGCTGTTGAACTGGAGCTGGTCGATAGACTGGAGGCGCTTGATAAGCCTGAGCAGGCTGTTGATTGAATGCGGGCATCACGGCGGCCACGTATGGTTGCGGAGCATACTGGACGGGATACATGGGTGGTTGATAGGGAATTGGTTGTTGAACATATTGCTGAGGTGGATATTATTGTGGTCTCCTTCTTGGAGGAGCTCTTCCTTGACCATCAGTCACAACATttgtttccccttccttcttcctagGAAACCCTCCAGAGAACTTCTTTTGATTGGCATTTGAAGTTCCAGCTACAGCCGCTAGTTTGCCATTCCTTACACCATATTCAACGCGAGCTCCTATAGCAACAAGCTCGGAGAATCCCAAAGAAGcacttccaaccatcttctcGTAGAATTGGGGTTGGACCGTGTCGATAAACAACTCAGCCAATTCTTTTTCAGCAAGAGGTGGTTCGACTTGAGAAGCcagctccctccatctctgagcgtattctttgaaggaCTCCTTGTCATGTTGGAACATGCTTTGCAATTTTCTTttgtcaggcgccatgtccatattatatttgtaatGTTTTATGAACGCGTCTGACAAGTCCTGGAAACACCTGATCCTATTCTGATCCAGACTTAGATACCATTTGGAAGGAGCCCCACTCAAGCTGTCTTGAAAGCAGTGGATCATCAGCTTGTCGTCCTCCACGTGTGCAGCCATTTTTCGgtaatacatgatgagatggctCTTTGGACAAGTATGCCCCTTGTATTTGTCGAAGTCTGGAGTTTTGAATTTGGCCGGAATCACCAACCCGGATACAAGGCACATTTCTTTGGCAGCAGATCCAAAGATGTGATCTCCCTCTAAATCTCGAAACTTCTTCTCAAGGAGCTGCATGTTCTCCTTTACCTCTCTGAAATCTTCAAACCTCACTTCGTCACCAGCAACGGTTGAGTCAACAGTCTGATACATGTggttttgatcttcataatgAGGAATATGCCTAGCATAGGCAGCTGGTGGAACCACAGTAAGGAAACCATTCTTCATTTCTGGTCTTATTGAAGTTCTGTCCAGCTTATTTTGATAATGGACGAGTCAATTCTGCATCCTGCTCTCCTTTTTAACCAACTTTGCCAACCGGTTTGCATTATAAACAACCTGGTGAGTCAGATAGGTATTCGAATGGTTGACCAGAAAGAAGTGCTCCACAAGCTCACTAACAGATTCGTCAGGATCTGGTGGAATGTTTCTAACGAGCACCGAAAATTGATCAAGACGACGTTTTTCCGCTGCAAGAAACTGCAATCTCATTGTGGAAACTTTTCCATACTCCTACATCAAAATATAGCATGTCCAGAAGGTAACTGCATAAGCAGCTATTATATGTGACCAAAACCTTTCGGATCCACGCTGGACATTAGAAATTGAGAGCTTATCAATGTCACTGGAAGTCTCGGAAGATCCAGCCAGTTCTTGCCTCGCATGAAAATCTTCCATTTATTCATGTGATAAGATGCTTTGTTCATATGCCAACATCATGATTGAATGGACGAAATAAATGAAATACGAATGAGTATGTAGAATTCCTTCAATATGAATGGAAATTTTCCAATGTGAATGAAGAAATAAATTTTTttgaatgatgaatgaatgagaaaaATGCATATGAATGATGGCCTAAAACAAAAATGTTTTGCACTTAACACAtaatttatttgaaaaaaaaaagtgaGAACTGGTAATGTGACAAGGCGAGATGAATAATCACTTCAATGAAACAGGAATGAAAGATGAAACATGGGGCTCCCTTGATTGCGACAAATGAAAGAGGTTTCAAATATCGTATGGCTAAAGAGATTAATCATCTTATaccaaaaaaaagaaacaaaaccCAAAAGACTAACATGGACTGGTCGTGGTAGCAAGTCCAACAACAAACGTTTTTTTTTGGATAGTATCATGACCAGATGGAATGGTCATGAAGAAAGAATGCAAATGAATGATTGATGGGGAAAAtttttcagggccaaaatcggggtatgacagttgcccctatttaaacatcctcCACCAGAGGAAAAATGAAACAACACTTTTCATTGGATCGCGGTGGGGGATGGTTAAATACCATGGAGACCCAGATTTTGATCTTGAAAAAAATGCAAATGCTATGATATGACATGCATGGATGCAGAACTCTTTATTTTTTCGAATTTATCTGTTAGGGATACAaagatgctactagacagaccagtttgtggggaatgctgatggtccacagggagacagacaaatggtaacAACCAACTCGCTGGGGGAAAACAATCATGttggagaatcagacacacactagAGAGTACTTAAAGTGAAATTCGAtgaacgacacttagaatacaagagatttcggcAGTAAGTTTACACATGACTTACTAAAACCGAATAAGAAAACTTTttacaacaggttcatacatgacctgataacactgaaacaaaacatagagaaagattcttcaaaacaggttcatacatgacctggtaatactggaaagaaagctcaacaacaggttcatacatgacctgacaatgttggggaatatcaagaatttctgacagcaggttcagccatgacctaacaaactcagaaaaattcaaaaagagtatatcaacaggttcatacataacctgatgacaaacttgaatgctttgagaaaatttccacaacaagttcatacatgacttgacaacattggaacaaaaggttcagcaacaggttcatatgtgacctgataatactggaataaaggctcaacagcaacgggttcatacatgacctgacaatgctgggtAATATCAAGAAGTTCCGACAgtaggttcagacatgacctaacaaactcagaaaaatcaaagagagtatatcaacaagttcatacatgacctgatgacaaacctgaacattttgagaaaatttccacaacaagttcatacatgacttgacaacattggaacaaaaagttcagcaacaggttcatacatgacctggtaaaactggaataaaggctcaacaacaaagggttcatacatgacctgacaatgctggaacattcaaagaattttcaacaacaagttcatacatgacttgacaacattggaaagattcttcaaaaacaggttcagacatgacctgggaatattggaataaaagctcaacagcaacgggttcatacatgacctgacaatgctggaacatccaaagaattttcaacaacaggttcatacatgacctgacaacacttgactattcaaagaGTTTAATTaacaggttcgtacatgacctgacATCACTTGGAAAAAATTAAAGGGGGTTTTaccaataggttcatacatgacctgagaatattggaaaacatacaaagcaagtttcatcaataggttcatacatgacctgacatgacttgggaaaaaaatcaaagggagttttaccagtaggttcatacatgacctgagaaTATTGAAAAACACACAAAGCAAGTTtcaacaataggttcatacatgacctgacactttagaatacatctggtagttctggagatttctcacaagaagTTCATCCAATCAcagattttggagattcctaacagggaatttatgcaaaacaaagataaacaaaagtcttcttataagtagacCATCCACGCAAAAGGCTACAATGATTCTTTACAGAGAAAATCAAACAAAACCTCAAAGCTTATGGGAACTCCTCAAGATGgtgagtcatacatgactttcacggaaccatcaggaaagacagggtattcaaactctctgtacgtgccaacaacaattggactttgaccgtaagcaatggattacaaccagattctttaacggattttgccaacaacaattggacttgatGAAAGCCAATAGTAAACCATTACCGGCTACAACGGAGTttgccagcaacaactggacttgaaatgatgttggcgacaaccaaacttcaTATATCAATCACAAATGTATTTACAAACAGACTGACAGTGATGCCAACGACAATTGGGTTTAAAATAAATGCTGGTCACAACCAGACCTtaaaggataccagttacaactggatttggTTGAAGACactggtgacaaccagacttaaTAGACGATGCCAGTAACAACTGGTCTCAGAGGTCAAGGGATACAATCAACAACGAGACCTGAGATTATGCAAATGAGCGCGAAACACTTCGGGCTATGTATGATTTGAATTTTGCTTATATGCATGATGCatgaatgatcatgaaatgcaaATGCTGACAATATACAGACTGGAAATTAGGGAAAGCTTTATGGAGGTACTGaatcctcaacaccaataactcaaccGGAAGAGTGAGTAACTGCATCAAAGGAGGATCTATCAAGCTGAAAAGTTACAACTGGCCCAATAATCCTTCTAGAGAATAATAACTTCAAGCTCTCTGGAAATAGATGTTGATCATCCAAGGGGAGTCTTGCAACTTGAGACTTGTGGGGAAAGACGAAAGATTTCCTTTTAATATTTCCACATGTCAAAGCAAAATTGTGTTTTTTTCCATACGTTGAAAAATTCTTTTTGAGTTCAAAattcattattaacaaataaatgacattttgcataacaaagaaagTCAGAGAAAACAGCAAATGATAGAATTTGATAGGcaaacttgtatttattcaagaatggtagtacacaaatggtgtagctccatggaatgttacaaatttgaaaatggcaatagggaaaggtttacattgaatcgCAATGAATACTactatccctaataacaatgactCCACGAGACCTCGCTTATGAAGGGAGTAATTAGATTTATCTTCCATTTTTAGCTCTTCTATATTGATCAGTGACGAACCGATGCAGTCtatgccttttgtccctaatttttgcctggatcgccctttcgggtttttgatccaccgggacgctcctttttgcctaagtcgccctttcaggttttcaacttagcgagctaccattttttttatccctaacttttgcttggaccgccctttcgggttttcagtccaccgggatttGTCAGGCATAAtatcttttgactgcatcagagttcacagggtgaacgagctcttcgccatccatagttgtgagaaataGAGCACCTCCAGAGTACTCTCTCTttacaacgtatgggccttcatagttgggagtccacttcccacgtgaatctttgtgtactggcgagatcttcttgagcacgagatctccttccttgaactctcgaggacggacctttttgtcaaatgccttcttgattcgttgctggtacaattgtccatggcacagTGCGGTCATCCGCTTCTCATCAATGAGATTAAGTTGATCATAGTTGTtttggatccattcagcttcatccagcttggcttccatcaatatTCTCGTggaaggtatctctacttcgaTTGGGAGGACTGCATCCATCCCATATACTAAGGAGAATGGGGtcgcccctgttgaagtgcggactgaggtccggtatccatgcaaagcaaagggtaacatctcgtgccaatccttataagttttcaccatcttttgcaggatcttcttgatatttttattggCAGCTTCAACAGCACCGTTTATCTTTGGACggtatggagaagaattatggtggtcaatcttgaaactctcacataattctgtcattgtcttattgttcaagtttgaaccgttgtcggtgatgatcttgctagggattccatagcggcagataatctccttcttgataaagcgagcaaccacatgtctcgtcacattggtgtaggaagcagcctctacccatttagtgaagtaatcgatggcaaccaggatgaagcggtgaccattggaagccttaggttctatagcaccaatcatgtcgatgccccacattgagaaaggccaaggtgatgtcaaaacattcagtagtgttggcggtacatgcaccttatcagcataaatttggcatttatgacattttcttgcatagctgaaacaatcggattccatggtcaaccaataataaccagctctcaaaatcttcttggccatggcatgtccattagcatgggttccaaaagatccttcatgaatctccttgattaacatgtctgcttcgtgtctatccacgcatctgagcagaaccatgtcatggtttctcttgtaaagcacatcattgctcaaaaagaatttggacgataacctcctcagagttttcttatccaacaatgtagcatcttctggatactcttgacttaaaagatatcgcttgatgtcatgaaaccaaggtttatcatcagtttcttcttcaatTAGCTGACAGTAAGCAGGCTCGTCCCTTCGCTCGATTCGAATAAGTGgagcttcattatggaatctgacttgaTACATTGATGCTAATGTTGCCAAAGCGTCAGCCACTTGATTCTCTACTCTTGGGATGTGATGAAAAGTGATATCATCAAAGTATTCTATCATCTTCACAACATGAGCACGATACGGGATCAGCTTCGCATCATGggtctcccattcacctttgacttgatagatcaccaaggctgaatctccatacacctcaaggatcttgattcggagatcaattgcagcttcaagaccaaggatacaagcttcatattctgtgacattattcgtacaatcaaagcacaaccttgctgtgaaaggggtaaagccaccatttggattcatcaaaacGGCTCCCACACCATGACCATTGTAATTGGAAGAGCCATCGAACGCGAGCTTCCATCGAGATCCTGGTTCTAGTCCTTCATCTGGGCCTGGGATCTCACAATCctttatcaccattatatcctcgtcggggaaatcaaacttcaatggttgatagtcttcaactggttggtgagcaagatactctgctaacacacttcccttgattgccttctgggttacgtactggatgtcgtactctgacaaaagcatctgccaacgggcaagtCTCCCAGTCAAGGCAagtttctcaaagatatactttattggatccatcttcgagatcaacaaagtagtatggtaaatcatgtactgcctcaaacgacgagcggcccatgctagcgcgcaacaagttttctccaaaagcgaatatcgactttcacaatcggtaaactttttactcagatagtaaatagcatgttctttccgaccagtttcgtcatgttgccccagcacgcATCCCATTGACCCTTCAAGCATAGTCATatacatgattaatggctttcctgggacaggtggaatcagaataggaggctcttgcaagtattgacggatcttctcaaaagcattttgacaatcagaattccattcaacaacttgatcttttcgaagcaatttgaagataggctcacacGTGGCCATCATgtgtgagataaaccttgagatgtaattcaaacgtccaaggaaacctctgacttctcgctcggtgcgtggagcaggcatttcttgtatagctcggaccttgtcagggtccacctcaattcctcgttgactaacgaTAAAACCAAGCAACTTCCCTGAACGGACACCAAATGTGCATTTTGCAGGGTTTAATCGTAATCTAAACTTCCTGAGGCATTCAAACAGCTTCTTCAGATGGctcatatgatcttcttcattctgaGATTTGGCGATCATCtcgtcaacatagacctctatctccttgtgcatcatatcatgaaagagagtgaccatagctctttggtaagttgccccagcatttttgagaccgaaaggcattaccttatagca containing:
- the LOC127081415 gene encoding uncharacterized protein LOC127081415 — protein: MKNGFLTVVPPAAYARHIPHYEDQNHMYQTVDSTVAGDEVRFEDFREVKENMQLLEKKFRDLEGDHIFGSAAKEMCLVSGLVIPAKFKTPDFDKYKGHTCPKSHLIMYYRKMAAHVEDDKLMIHCFQDSLSGAPSKWYLSLDQNRIRCFQDLSDAFIKHYKYNMDMAPDKRKLQSMFQHDKESFKEYAQRWRELASQVEPPLAEKELAELFIDTVQPQFYEKMVGSASLGFSELVAIGARVEYGVRNGKLAAVAGTSNANQKKFSGGFPRKKEGETNVVTDGQGRAPPRRRPQ